TTTGAAATTAAAACCATTCGGCAGCCACGTGGAAAGAAGGCTATAGAATTACTCACACACATGATTTTTGCCCGTCGCAGTGAATTAAATTCAAGGTGAATTCAGTCAAGGAGTCTCTTTTATTCGTGTTCCAATTCCATTTCGTTTTGGACGTAGGTAGTTGTTATAATGTTTAAACATTTTAAAAACACGAATAGTAACCCATTTTGCCAATTCGTCCCATTGTCCCAACTTCAATTCTTTAAtatatctcgattttttttcgtgATGCAATAAGGATTTTCGACTTGCGTCGAAGAAGAAAGAAAACCTACGTAGGTACGTATATCGTAAAATTTGCTCctaaattcgttcaaatttcacgaaattctAGTAGTAAAAAATTACATGCTTTTATTTGCACGAAAATCTAAGCAGAAGGTGATTAACAGATCTTTTTCTGCAGCGGTTTATTTTCATTACCATTGTTTTTGTTGTTCTTCGCCATTTCAACTAACTGCATTGAAAAAGAATCgcgaaaaattcgaaattcgaaATGCGCTTCATAATTCAAAAAGCCTAATTATTTTTCGTCTGAGAAATTTTAATTCAGATCAGATAAAAAACTGATCACTTTCCCCCATTGAGGTTCATCGATCAACATTTGACCTGACATTGAATTTCCCGATAATGAAAGATAAAAATCTATTATCTATATTACAATCTATCTAATCCGAATTCGGTCAATCAAGCTTTTTGAAGCATGATGCAGATTAGTTAAACGCTTTTCTGGAGATACTGATCTAAGGCGAAAGCAGTGGTGGCACCAGAAGTGATTTTTGgggaataattttatatttgagattCTTTTAGGTTGTTAGGTATTTGTTGATAAGTAGGTAGGATATAAAGTGGATATTTTAGTATAAAGGGTTAAAACTATTTATTGAAAACTGTTTAAAATACAGGTTGGCTTAGATTACAAAAAAGTAATACACCaatataatcgctatatagaaTTATGACTATAAACCGAATTTCGTGTACCTacttatctccaaaaacaaatgagataaagaaaaaaaggtaatcttgatttttagttttttcgagatatctcaggaaccatcagagatattttggaactgtttacaccaatacactcatccttgaataacgcaacttttttgtaattcaagccaccctgtatttctaacggttttcgatatccctgtagtacCCCTCTAAATGGTTCTAACCATGTATAAGCTATAGGTATGTTTGAGAGAAAACTATTTTGAAACTTATACTTATatgaagaagaaaataaaatcatctttCGTTAGGTAtacgaaaaaaatattcttcaagggAGGAAGGAGACATGACCCCCATCATTTTCGAATCAAGTATCATCTTTCAACCAATGTCTCTTCATTCTTTGTTACGCCGTGGGCCTGTTCTCTAAATATCAGAACAAAGTCTACATGTTATTTTTAAATACGAAATATAGCAACATATTTATATCCCATAATAAGTTTACCATTCGCGGCCTTCTCAGCTGTAACAAAAACTGGATACTCGATCCCTGCCTTTCTATATGACATGGCAACCTTGCTACGTCTGCGCCATTTCCTCAGCCACGATGCCAGCAATAACTTAAATTTCTGTAGAAAGAGGCGAATTTTATTGGCGCATAGGGTTCcgttgtgaaaaaattctttatttcCTAGTGTTTTTATTTGTCTCATGATATAATTTCTTAATCATTTCATCCTTGATAAATCTCGAGAGTTACACCTAGGTATACGATATACCTAGATACGCAAATGAAGTAAGTATAGGTAATGTAATCTAATCGTTTTAGTGAACTTTTATATAGGAATCTATCAGATACCTATAATTACTAGTTTTCAGTATtgcatttcaatttttcattcgaattttCGGCACAAATTCCAGAAATCTTCCAGGATGACGTAAATTAACAACTAAATTTTCGCAGATTAATCAAACTTTTTAAATTAATTCATTTGCCGAACCTATTTTCAGTAACATCACATTCTTCATCAAAATTATTCGGTTATAACTTCGATGCTTAATTTCGTAAGCTTTCCGTGAGCTTTTTGTACTGCGATACTTACTTTTTATCATTATTCATATCCATTTATTTGAGAAGCATATTCCCAGTACCATCACATTTCTTATGAAAATATTTGGTTTTAACCTCACACAAATCAGAAGATTTCGATTATCATGCTATTTTGTAATGCGAATATATTTCTGTCGATCGATACCTCATTGAATTTCAGAGTTCAGTCCCCTTTCCACTGTAACAAGAAATATGCCGTAAATCAGGCAACGCTGCAGACTTCAGACTTTGTCGATTTCGAAGTATTCTCGTCCACAGACTGTCGTGGTTGTGTGTTCTTGCGCGGGTTGAGTTGTCATATTTAGTTcggttaaaactcaaaaaattcatcaaaaatatgATCCGCCAGGCCCGAACCTAATTCTACTACACAATCAAGGTTAGTAAATGTATAATTTATCACTTTTTAACATTTCGGTTGCAAGAAAGAGGTAGAAAAAGTCGAAGTGGTAGTGATTGTTAGCCATATGTCAAATTATAGATCGGTTCGCCTTGTTCTACTTCAGAGCTTTATGTGATGTAGAAAAGAATTGTTTTCATATTGTATATGGGCTTTTCGTGTTAGTATTTCTAGCATTTGAACGTTGGGAATTTCGAAAACGTGATCTCCCGGCTTAGTCTGACAGAGACGGAAAGGCCGGATTGGCGATTCTGAGAATCGTCTGGAATGCTGCCTTAAGACTCTTTCTATCTCTGTCGTATATCTCTCCGTTCTTACTCCTAcggtatatttttttcgtttatcCGGCGCTCGGTCATTGATGTGATCTCGGTGGAATGTGGTAGGGCTAGGTTCTGTAAAGTTTCAGGGGATCGAGAGGCGAGAGGAAGATCGGAATGCTGGGAATCGTGAATGGGCTACTAtcccagcgtagttgccacgaTGTTTTAATGAATATTGGTGTGTGAACCTCCTAAGAAGCGGCATATAAACGGAAAAAAGAAATTCTTCGCTGTAGGTTGTATCTTGCGAGAGAAAGCTTATCCGTTTCCAATACCCGTACTTGCGTTTCGTCTCCTTTCCAAGAGAATGGTGAAACTTCAACGGTTGCAGAAGAAATCGGGACCAAACCACCGTGCCATTTATGGATAGTCAGTTATTGGTCGTATTCATTACATAAACATGATTTTTCCATTGGGACAAAAAAGGAATTGACGCTCCAGTTTTGTTTCTCTAAACTTTAAGTTCTGAAGGTCGTTATTTGGAGGaccataatttatcaattttctctTACTATCACCTAGTATAATTGTACCAATAAATCTTCAAAATACAGTTAGGGATGTGAAATTATAACAGGAAAGGTTTAATTCCATAAGGATATGAATATCGCAAACCTTGAAAATCTTAATTAAGAAGCACTTCATTTTGTTTGTCATCGTCGACTAAGTAATGCCGGTTGTGCGGAACTGATGAAGACTAACAACTCAGAAACCGGTCTTCGTCCTACTGTTTCGATCGATGACGGCACGTTCCAGTGCAGTTCACTTCTTAATTTAGATTTTCACTAATCCATTAGGAATTATGttgaattaattaaaaaatGCAAGGTCATCCAAAACGAAAGGAAAATTCAGAGACTGGGATACTACTTGTGATTATATGACGATTAGGTCTAATTTGCCTTATTCGAATGTTGCAAGAAgtgccttcaatttcaaagcttcTTTTGGTCCTGTCAAAAAGGATAAGAAGAAATTTCAAAGTTCAAAATTGAAGGGAAAAATTGGTTATGAAACTGGCCGCTGATATTTCAAGATGCATGAATTGCAATTCTAATAAACTTGGTAACACTTtgacaaattttcagaaaacgaTTAAGAATAAATTACATATTACTATTATGAGTGAACTCACAACATTTATATAAAAGctttttataatttcatttaGTATCTCCTATTAGAGGACTTCTTTCGGTTTTGAATCACTTTGTATAAACTCAAAATCTTATCAGGAAAGGAAGTTTTTTCCAACATTTTATTGTATAGTACTttgtaattttatatttcgTTATGCTTTATGCTCATAAAATAAATACGTAGAGATCTTTGATGCAGGGTGACTCGTCCATTTTAGtcggtatacagggtgggtaaaattcgttgtccactgaggggatctcgagaaatatgagagctagaagaaaacgaataacacatttccgagctcttttaaagagaaacaaagaattgtGAAAACCGGAGACTCCTAcgtttcttcgtttttgagttattaccaaaaaatgagattttgacgatttcgtaaagttctcatgactttttgtccttgaagttacaaatctgaaacttgaaccctcTACTGGCACTTTTttgcgtagaatccactgatgagctcaaaatattttttcaattcgaatcTTTCTTTTAAAAGcacacttttattgaatttgttattttttaattcgaaaaaaatctttcgtcagtagatactacgtatgaaagtgcctaagaaggttcaagtttcagatctgtaacttcaaagaaaaaaaagttgtgagaacttttcgaaatcgtcaaaatctcattttttcctaataactcaaaaacgaagaatcgtaggaggctacggttttcaacattcttcgtttctctgaaaaagagctaagaaatgtgtcatccgttttctgcTAGCTAGCTAgctagttctcgagatcccctcagtaaacaacgaattttgcccaccctgtacactaatTTTACTACTAAATTCGTATAAGAAAAATGGTAAAATTGGTTTGTAGCTTGTAGTTTAAATTCAGTACTTAATCAAGCTATCGTTCAGGATTATTTGATTTAGGAACattttgaatcaatttttcGTTGGAGATGGCCTTTGAAGTTATCTTTTTAAAATTAGGCTgaaaaacctgatatataatatataacaaACATCTGAAGCAATCACCTCCAGAATATTTGGGATCGATTATGATAAGGAGGACAGATGTTTGTTTTTAATTGGTGTCCACTATCATTACACATTTTGACAAAATTCCTAAACGGAGTTATCATTGTGTGATACTTAAAAAGCCCATTAAGTATTTCACAACCGTGAAATGGAAAAATCCAGCGGAATAGCCAATTATTCCACTCGAAAATTTCGCAttaatttgatattttcaaGGCTGATTTTCTCATTCTAATTCGACCAACTCTTACTGCACTTTTTATGAAATGGCGGTCATCGGAATATACACGTTTCTGACAAGCAGAAATCGTTTCCTGAGAAAGAGATAATCAGTTGATTGCGATGACTGGTCTGAATGTAAATAGGAATGTTTCTGTTTCCTAGAAATACCGATTAGAATGTCTGTTTGCTGATTTATCTAGGATTTTGAATGAACAGTATTATTAATAGTGTAAATTCACCTCCTAGAATCATGATAGGTATATCTGATTCGATCAAACAATAAAATGATAAAATTTTGGAAACTTTTacctctatatatatatatatatataagttaAATTCTAGTTTCCAGGTTTCCTTAGTCCATTTTCGAATTATATTATCTTGTTCTACATTTCGTTGCTTTAATATTGTTGTCTAAATCTCCCACTTGTTTTACTTGATCGATTGCaatgtaaattgaaaataagaaatggatcgttatattcattcatttctttTTTCTAGGTAAGATAAAAGATAAAGAAAATATGACGTCACTTCTGCAGTTCAACAATCATTCATTGGGAAAAGACGTACTGGACAACGGCATCTCAATCCTCAACACGAAGTTACAAGTACATACGACAAAAGATCGACTGAAAACCTTTAAGAATTGGCCAAATAAACGTATTGATCCTAAAAAGCTCGCAGAAGCAGGTTTCTTTTACTGTGGCAGAGCAGATATCGTTGAGTGCTTCAAGTGCGGAATTAAGGGTCACAACTGGGTGGAGAATGATAAACCAATGGAAGATCATACAAGGTGGAACAAAGATTGCCCATTCGTGAGAGAAAACACGACCGAACACGACAATATACGGGTCAGACAAGGCCAAGACATCTGTGGTAATTTAGGTGTAGAAATCCTACCAAATTCTAGACCGGAAGACGTGACTGAGTCAGAAACTAGCCTGGAAAAATTAGGTATACAGAAGACCAAAGGTCCCAGCCACCCTGATCAAATTATATATGATACAAGGCTCGCAACATTCGAGAATTGGCCTAAGTCAATGAAACAAAAACCTCCAGAACTAGCAAATGCCGGTTTCTATTATCTTGGCGTTGGCGACCAAACACTTTGTTTCTTTTGTGGAGGTGGCCTTAAAGATTGGGACGAGGATGATGATCCTTGGGAACAGCACGCGTTGTGGTTTCCTAAATGTAATTTCCTATTGTTAAAGAAGACTCCTGCTTTTGTTGAAGCTGTTCAAAGGAAACACAAAGGTTTATTGTCGATTAAGAAAGACGAAACTGAAATTGAAGCAAGTTGTAGCTCTAATAGTGACACCAAAGAATCTTCTAGCAAACTGAGTTCAAATACAGAAGAGAGAAAATCTGAGGAAAGCTCTACGTTGTGCAAAATTTGCTTCAAAAATGAACTAGGTGTTGTTTTCTTGCCTTGTGGACATATGGTGGCTTGCATAGATTGTGCATCAGCCTTAAAAGAATGTGCAGTGTGTCGTAAAAACATTCAGGCCACAGTACGAGCATTCCTTTCGTAATATTCAATCTCTTCTTAAATTCTAGTCACCTTCTTTCGAAATCACTGAAGTGAAACTGTTAGTATTCTTCATATGTAATTATCAGTACAAATTACCCAAATTCCTTAGTACATATATGGGATTTTTCTGGTTATCACAGGTGATATGAACGAACACTTTTGTATAAATAATTAgattctttcaattttgtaaTGAGTTCACTGCATAATGCACTAGATCTTCTGCTTTCTACATATATAACTTCGCTATGGAAAAATGCAAGATCAAGCTGTTTTCTTTGATAACCAATGGGTGATTATAAAGAGCAACAAAAAAAACTTGATTTTATTCATTTGACATATTGATCGATAAAGGTGTTGTATCTATTATGTTTAACCTTTTCGCTTAGGTTTTCTAAAAGAACTAtttgtatataataataataaatgtattTTTATAGAAACTGCCGATTCATTTGACCATTTCATCATAAATAATAGaattatttcatttaatttGGAATACTTGAATATATATCTTGTTGGGCGTATCCACCAGATCTGCCACCACTACAACATATTTCTTATCTCATTTTACAATAGTGAACTCTACAAgaacttcttttttttcttttagagttcaatgttttaAAATGAGATAAGAAATATGTTGTAGTGGTGACAGATCTAATCTGCCACTGTTTTAAAGGAAATTCACGGACTAATTTTTGTTATAACGAGTGTTGAAATAATTCGTAATCAAATATGCGatggaattttgaagattcatatTCTGCGCTTGAACATAATATATTTTCTTaatctttttagggttttcactcccaatctctaaaacaaaatcaattgaaaaatggaataaacgatttgctcctgcgttaATTCtagcactaatttgtcaggagtaattggaaaaaattgttgcctgacaatgtactgaaattataattttatattgtaacgtttcggagtctatatcagacgaaaatcaattttcgaaaatctcttgaattttatcttttatgtgacattaattgtcaattaTAATTTCAgatctttattttcagttttcttcAAGGAATATAACATGAACGCACATAATAGATTATGTTACGTGcctaatattatttttcattatccGTTGTTGCGCATCCACCACTTTTTTCCTCGATGTCGTTTGGACTTGAGATTTTTCGAAGTCTGAATTTTGATATTGTTCGGCTTCAACTTAACAAGAAGAAATGTAGAATGTGGAAGTAAATAATCATCAACATACATCTAAGGAATTTATGTGCGTGGCTACActcataaaatttgaatatatcaaGCTCGAACATTGCTTATTCTGACAAATAGTGTACGTGTATAATTTCTAACGAAGAAGCAGTTAAATAAAGCTTCAGAAAAATGCAACCTGTTCCAAAAACGCCCTCAAGTAgactatgaaattttgagagttaaagttttttatatgaaatttcaggatctaacgacaaatctcaaaatttcacgCACGTTCTACTTGAAATTATCAGGTGCGGTTAGTTCagttaaaaaatattaatttcttaATTCTTTTGTCTCGAGTTTTAAAATATGGACTGAAAGCTATGGTACAACGTACAATTTGCCAATTTGTAAGCGCACCACATATATCTTCAACTTTTTgggttcaaatatttttttccgaaagtaatttcgataaaaatatctCTGTTATTATATTTTCAGTTCAGTATTTAGTTGAAGAATTGTATCCAGATAGATTTTCGATAGGGGTCACTTTCTAGCATGAATTACTGTGAGTTTTCTTAGGATAAAAAAGGGCAAGTAGGTCGTTTTTGCACATTGAACCCAAGTTAAAGTTTTTATGAAGTAGCGATATCAGTTATTCCACCTGAGAATATTTATACATCTTTCTCCATCCACATTGAATATTTAGTTTATCTTCCCCTATCATTACTACCGAAGAAGTGAAAAGACTAATAATTGGCAGTTTACACCCTGGGCCTGTTGTACGGCTAAGAATTTTGACGAGCTCCTACTCCTCATAAAAAACACAGTTTTCTGAGATTTTCATTCATACAAAACTCGATACATTCCAAAGATTAGTCTTTATAATCGAAGAGGAACTCTTTGCATAATTCTGTATTCTGTGATCATGTCAAACTTGACTGATTAACAAATTAACCTCTAAAATGACGAATTTGACTTTTACTGATTGGGTCGAATCGGAATTGGATTTATTAACAAATCTTCAGCTGGTTTTGTAATGATTCTGATAAGCATTCTGAAAATAAGTTTCTCCGGTTCGTAATTATAACACGATAAGAAAATAGTACATAGTTTCATACATCAGCAACATGTTGGTGCCACGAGTTTTAGCGAAATCTTTCaatttgttcaataaaataaaagtgtcCTCTCCACTTGATAGAAGTATAAAAAAACTTTTACATTCGACAACTGTATTACTTGGAGAACGGAGGTTTACTGATAAGCATGAGTGGGTGGATGTTGAGGGAAAGGTGGGAACAATAGGAATATCCAAATATGCTCAAGAAGCACTTGGAGATGTTGTTTACGCACAGTTACCTGATATAGATTTGGTTGTTAAACAAAAAGACGAATGTGGGGCACTAGAAAGTGTGAAAGCAGCAAGTGAAATATTCAGTCCAGTATCTGGTAAAATAGTAGCAAAGAACACAGAAGTAGAAGAAACACCTTCGCTCATCAACACATCTTGCTATGATAAAGGTTGGTTATTTAAAGTTGAATTATCGGATGAAGCGGAAATCAAGAAACTTATGACTGAAGAACAGTATACTGAATTTTTGAAAGCTGATCAAGATCATTGAGTTTTAATTGATTAAATAAATCTGTGAATAATACTCTGTTTTGTAATTCATAAGTCAATAAATATAATGTATAGCTGTTGATGAGTTTTTGGTTAGTGCTTTCCTCTAGACATACTTTTTAGAGTGCTTCTAGGTATGTCTAGTTCCTTATTTCAATCTACAAAGTATTGAAAAACTCTCCAAAATATTGAACGAGAAGTCCTACCAAAGATCTGATTCCACAAGTTTCAGGATAAAACAGTACCTATTTGTTGAAATTTGATTTGAGATTGAAAGATG
The window above is part of the Coccinella septempunctata chromosome 8, icCocSept1.1, whole genome shotgun sequence genome. Proteins encoded here:
- the LOC123318628 gene encoding death-associated inhibitor of apoptosis 1-like — protein: MPGLSIICNRCIPGINSNLPSSETDDSAYVQSMTPRSKHTTRRSSPSTGQTYADRHRSAGFWRSWEFVYSYPELNVKKSETLINKLSKGKKNIRKWRTFSRNEGHANPETKSSSDAKETCPEVLSRSRSLDEEHVNSGRKELPSNEEGQRSDIISESSDSNEHLVLPPIITHDDIACIESNFTSHIERSNDENYFSMAGSSKGAIPKYKNVSQIRIQDFNSENSIDEVGHINPTETASSSTDVGDSSNRKNWKHSFSREGKNKNTVLHSEGKIKDKENMTSLLQFNNHSLGKDVLDNGISILNTKLQVHTTKDRLKTFKNWPNKRIDPKKLAEAGFFYCGRADIVECFKCGIKGHNWVENDKPMEDHTRWNKDCPFVRENTTEHDNIRVRQGQDICGNLGVEILPNSRPEDVTESETSLEKLGIQKTKGPSHPDQIIYDTRLATFENWPKSMKQKPPELANAGFYYLGVGDQTLCFFCGGGLKDWDEDDDPWEQHALWFPKCNFLLLKKTPAFVEAVQRKHKGLLSIKKDETEIEASCSSNSDTKESSSKLSSNTEERKSEESSTLCKICFKNELGVVFLPCGHMVACIDCASALKECAVCRKNIQATVRAFLS
- the LOC123318631 gene encoding glycine cleavage system H protein, mitochondrial yields the protein MLVPRVLAKSFNLFNKIKVSSPLDRSIKKLLHSTTVLLGERRFTDKHEWVDVEGKVGTIGISKYAQEALGDVVYAQLPDIDLVVKQKDECGALESVKAASEIFSPVSGKIVAKNTEVEETPSLINTSCYDKGWLFKVELSDEAEIKKLMTEEQYTEFLKADQDH